The following coding sequences are from one Achromobacter sp. B7 window:
- a CDS encoding 3-hydroxyacyl-CoA dehydrogenase — protein sequence MTEIQTIGVVGAGAMGRGIAQIAAQAGLRVRLYDTSADAVTAARESLRQTWDKLAQKGKLTAADAQAALERVEAATALTDMSACQLVVEAIVERLDVKRDLFAALEGVVSEDCILASNTSSLSITAIAAACKHPRRVAGYHFFNPVALMKVVEVIDGLRSAPEVGDALADLARRMGHTPVRAKDMPGFIVNHAGRGMNTEGLRVAQEAVATFAQVDAVMREQAGFRMGPFELLDLTALDVSHPVMESIYRQFFDEARFRPSPITTVRLAGGLIGRKAGEGFYVYADGQKQVPAEPPVPALPAGLKVWVSPKHAEGYARASALVEKLGATLVTGASPDADALIIVTPFGDDVSTTVSAQGLNAGRTVGLDALYAFDGAKRRTLMVSPATEAKWRDAAHALLAADGVPVTVIEDSPGFIAQRIVAMIVNIASDIAQQQIATPEDIDKAVTLGLGYPVGPLALGDKLGADRILEILKSMQRVTGDPRYRPSLWLQRRVQLGMSLLKSSAE from the coding sequence ATGACGGAGATTCAAACCATCGGCGTCGTGGGCGCCGGGGCCATGGGGCGCGGCATCGCGCAGATCGCGGCGCAAGCCGGGCTGCGTGTGCGCCTGTACGACACCAGCGCCGACGCCGTGACGGCCGCGCGCGAATCGTTGCGCCAGACGTGGGACAAGCTGGCTCAAAAGGGCAAGCTGACCGCCGCCGACGCACAAGCCGCGCTGGAACGCGTGGAAGCCGCCACCGCGCTGACCGATATGTCGGCCTGCCAGTTGGTGGTGGAAGCCATTGTTGAACGCCTGGACGTCAAGCGCGACCTGTTCGCCGCCCTGGAAGGCGTGGTCTCGGAAGACTGCATCCTGGCGTCGAACACGTCGTCGCTGTCCATTACCGCCATCGCGGCCGCCTGCAAGCACCCACGCCGCGTGGCCGGCTATCACTTCTTCAACCCGGTGGCGTTGATGAAGGTGGTGGAAGTCATCGACGGCCTGCGCAGCGCGCCCGAAGTGGGCGACGCGCTGGCCGACTTGGCCCGCCGCATGGGCCATACGCCCGTGCGCGCCAAGGACATGCCGGGTTTCATCGTCAACCACGCGGGCCGTGGCATGAACACCGAAGGGCTGCGCGTGGCCCAAGAGGCCGTGGCCACGTTTGCCCAGGTTGACGCCGTGATGCGCGAGCAGGCCGGCTTTCGCATGGGCCCGTTCGAACTGCTGGACCTGACCGCGCTGGATGTGTCGCACCCGGTGATGGAATCCATCTACCGCCAGTTCTTCGACGAAGCGCGCTTTCGTCCGTCGCCCATCACCACGGTGCGTTTGGCCGGTGGGCTGATCGGGCGCAAGGCCGGCGAAGGCTTCTATGTTTACGCCGACGGCCAGAAGCAAGTGCCCGCTGAACCGCCGGTGCCGGCCCTGCCCGCCGGCCTGAAGGTGTGGGTCAGCCCCAAGCACGCGGAAGGCTACGCACGCGCGTCGGCGCTGGTTGAAAAGCTGGGCGCCACGTTGGTGACGGGCGCGTCGCCCGATGCGGACGCGTTGATCATCGTCACGCCGTTTGGCGATGACGTGTCGACGACGGTGTCGGCACAAGGCCTGAACGCCGGCCGTACGGTCGGCCTGGACGCGCTTTACGCTTTCGATGGCGCCAAGCGCCGCACCCTCATGGTGTCGCCCGCCACCGAAGCCAAGTGGCGCGATGCGGCGCATGCCCTGCTGGCCGCCGATGGCGTGCCGGTCACGGTAATCGAGGACTCGCCGGGCTTCATCGCCCAGCGCATCGTGGCGATGATCGTCAACATCGCCAGCGATATCGCGCAGCAGCAGATCGCCACGCCGGAAGACATCGACAAGGCCGTGACGCTGGGCTTGGGCTACCCCGTGGGCCCGCTGGCGCTGGGCGACAAGCTGGGCGCGGACCGCATTCTGGAAATCCTGAAAAGCATGCAGCGCGTGACGGGCGATCCGCGCTATCGCCCCAGCCTGTGGCTGCAACGCCGGGTGCAGCTGGGCATGTCGCTGTTGAAATCGTCGGCGGAATAA
- a CDS encoding TonB-dependent siderophore receptor, producing the protein MNTAVPLAVADEAGTTSPVQLEAVSVYGDAERADGPVIGYRATRSLSATRTDTALHDVPQSITVVPRDVVEDTNATRLEQVLDYAGGVGRANNFGGQGLTTVTVRGFTTGEYYRNGFPINRGYPNAPDSYTLERLEVIRGPNTSLYGRGDPGGTFNVVTKQPEAESRVTVGTQVDTHGMRRATIDTTGALNEDGSLTYRVNALAEGGDSFRDDVSTERYGIAPVISWQPSAATRITLEAEVMRNNHPLDRGLTRYPNQTQRASRDTNVWETGTDNKLHNDNNVVQLRFEHALNDNWKLGGGAQWLDGTLKGNAVEANALQADGRTLGRNFNYRKLDWTDRDVQLNLTGNFNTGGLRHTLLTGIEVEDYDYQSIIRRSAAGAAAYPIDLYDPVLGQPRPALTRITTHDKENLKTWAAFVQDQVALTDRFKVLAGLRFERFEHTYRDRLPAGASWRTTDTAVTPRLGVIYDLTDTLAVYANTARSYKPNTGADRQGNGFDPEQGKSFEVGAKWELLDRRLSVDVAAYQIDKKNVLTVDPTDPTYRVAAGKVRSRGIDVNVAGNITREWRVIGGYSYVDAKVTEDNTLPRGTRLANIPRNTLSLLNMYEFHEGPARGLGLGAGVRYVDDRAGQTVASSYNMGAYVAVDLYSFYQVNKNLRVNLDVTNVFNRNYDEGAFNTYVYPGAPRTAQLGVSYTY; encoded by the coding sequence TTGAACACGGCGGTTCCGCTGGCGGTGGCCGACGAAGCCGGCACAACATCACCCGTTCAGCTTGAGGCGGTCAGTGTCTACGGCGATGCCGAGCGTGCCGACGGCCCGGTGATCGGCTATCGGGCCACGCGTTCGCTCAGCGCGACGCGTACCGACACCGCGCTGCACGACGTGCCGCAATCGATCACCGTGGTGCCCCGCGACGTCGTCGAAGACACCAATGCAACGCGCCTGGAACAAGTGCTGGATTACGCCGGCGGTGTCGGCCGCGCCAACAACTTCGGCGGGCAGGGGCTGACCACCGTCACCGTGCGCGGATTCACCACCGGTGAGTACTATCGCAACGGTTTTCCCATCAATCGCGGCTATCCCAACGCGCCCGACTCCTACACGCTTGAGCGGCTGGAGGTCATCCGGGGGCCCAACACCAGCCTGTACGGCAGGGGCGACCCCGGCGGTACCTTCAACGTGGTCACCAAGCAGCCCGAGGCGGAATCGCGCGTAACCGTGGGCACGCAAGTCGACACGCACGGCATGCGCCGCGCCACTATCGACACCACCGGCGCGCTGAATGAAGACGGCAGTTTGACCTATCGCGTCAATGCGCTGGCCGAAGGCGGCGACAGTTTTCGTGATGACGTCAGCACCGAACGCTATGGCATTGCGCCCGTGATCAGCTGGCAACCCAGCGCCGCCACCCGCATCACGCTCGAAGCCGAGGTGATGCGCAACAACCATCCGCTGGACCGTGGCCTGACGCGTTATCCCAACCAGACTCAACGCGCCTCGCGCGACACCAACGTCTGGGAGACAGGTACCGACAACAAGCTGCACAACGACAACAACGTGGTGCAGTTGCGCTTCGAACACGCGCTGAACGACAACTGGAAGCTGGGCGGCGGCGCGCAATGGCTGGACGGCACGCTGAAAGGCAACGCTGTGGAAGCGAACGCCTTGCAGGCCGACGGCCGCACGCTGGGCCGCAACTTCAATTACCGCAAGCTGGACTGGACGGACCGCGACGTCCAACTGAACCTGACCGGCAACTTCAATACGGGCGGCCTGCGCCACACGCTGCTGACCGGCATCGAAGTCGAAGACTACGATTACCAGTCCATCATCCGGCGTTCGGCCGCGGGCGCCGCCGCTTATCCCATCGATCTGTACGACCCCGTGCTGGGCCAGCCACGCCCCGCGTTGACGCGCATCACCACGCACGACAAGGAAAATCTCAAGACCTGGGCCGCCTTCGTGCAGGACCAGGTCGCGCTGACCGACCGCTTCAAGGTGCTGGCCGGGCTGCGCTTTGAACGCTTTGAGCACACGTACCGTGACCGCCTGCCCGCAGGCGCCAGTTGGCGCACCACGGATACCGCCGTCACGCCGCGCTTGGGTGTCATCTACGACCTGACCGACACGCTGGCCGTCTACGCCAACACGGCGCGTTCGTACAAGCCGAACACGGGCGCCGACCGGCAAGGCAATGGGTTCGATCCCGAACAGGGCAAGTCGTTTGAAGTAGGCGCTAAATGGGAATTGCTGGACCGCCGCCTGAGCGTCGACGTGGCCGCCTACCAGATCGACAAGAAAAACGTACTGACGGTAGACCCCACCGACCCGACCTACCGCGTGGCGGCCGGCAAGGTGCGCAGCCGTGGCATCGATGTGAACGTGGCGGGCAATATCACGCGTGAATGGCGGGTAATTGGCGGCTATTCGTATGTGGATGCCAAGGTCACGGAAGACAACACGTTGCCGCGTGGCACGCGCCTGGCCAACATTCCGCGCAACACGCTAAGCCTGTTGAACATGTACGAATTCCACGAGGGCCCGGCGCGTGGCCTGGGCTTGGGCGCGGGCGTGCGCTATGTAGATGACCGCGCCGGCCAGACCGTGGCGTCTTCCTACAACATGGGCGCCTATGTGGCGGTGGACCTGTACAGCTTCTACCAGGTCAACAAGAACCTGCGGGTGAACCTGGACGTGACGAACGTGTTCAACCGCAATTACGACGAAGGCGCGTTCAATACTTACGTATATCCCGGCGCGCCGCGCACCGCGCAACTGGGTGTCAGCTACACGTATTGA
- a CDS encoding acyl-CoA dehydrogenase family protein, producing MALDTETLNLLLDAVHRFVHERLIPAEDELATSGQVPPDIVNEMRELGLFGLSISPDFGGLGLTMEEEVRVVFELGQTSPAFRSLAGTNIGIGSQAIVLAGTDEQRARYLPKLASGELIGSFALTEPDAGSDAMALRLSAERDGDSYVLNGTKRYITNAPIAGLFSVMARTAPERRANSISCFLVEAGTPGLIIGKPDKKMGQAGALTSDVVFDNCRVPASALLGGEEGNGFRTSMRVLDKGRLHISALCVGIADRLLADAVKYAMERKQFGQPIAEFQLIQAMIADSQAEFYAARCMVLDAARMRDRGENTTMQAACCKLFSTEMVGRVADRAVQIHGGAGYMSEYAVERFYRDVRLFRIFEGTSQIQQLVIARETIKAHS from the coding sequence ATGGCCCTCGACACTGAAACCCTGAACCTGTTGCTGGACGCCGTGCACCGCTTCGTGCACGAACGCCTGATTCCCGCCGAAGACGAACTGGCCACCAGCGGGCAGGTGCCGCCGGACATCGTCAACGAAATGCGTGAACTGGGCCTGTTCGGCCTGTCCATTTCGCCCGACTTCGGCGGCCTGGGCCTGACGATGGAAGAAGAAGTGCGCGTGGTGTTCGAGCTGGGCCAGACCTCGCCCGCCTTCCGTTCGCTGGCGGGCACCAACATCGGCATCGGCTCGCAAGCCATCGTGCTGGCGGGCACGGACGAACAGCGCGCGCGCTACCTGCCCAAGCTGGCCAGCGGTGAACTGATCGGATCGTTCGCGTTGACTGAGCCGGACGCCGGTTCCGACGCGATGGCGCTGCGCCTGTCGGCCGAGCGCGACGGCGACAGCTACGTGCTCAACGGCACCAAGCGCTACATCACCAACGCGCCCATCGCCGGCCTGTTCTCGGTCATGGCGCGCACCGCGCCTGAACGCCGCGCCAATTCCATTTCGTGCTTTTTGGTCGAAGCCGGCACGCCCGGCCTCATCATCGGCAAGCCCGACAAGAAGATGGGCCAAGCGGGCGCCTTGACCAGCGATGTCGTGTTCGACAACTGCCGCGTCCCCGCCAGCGCCTTGCTGGGCGGCGAAGAGGGCAACGGTTTTCGCACGTCGATGCGCGTGCTGGACAAGGGCCGGCTGCATATCTCGGCGCTGTGCGTCGGCATTGCCGACCGCTTGCTGGCCGACGCGGTCAAGTACGCCATGGAGCGCAAGCAGTTCGGCCAGCCCATCGCGGAATTCCAGCTGATCCAGGCCATGATTGCCGACAGCCAGGCCGAGTTTTACGCCGCCCGCTGCATGGTGCTGGACGCGGCCCGCATGCGCGATCGTGGCGAGAACACGACCATGCAGGCCGCCTGCTGCAAGCTGTTCTCGACCGAGATGGTGGGCCGCGTGGCGGACCGCGCCGTGCAGATCCATGGCGGCGCGGGCTACATGTCGGAATACGCCGTTGAACGCTTCTACCGCGACGTGCGCCTGTTCCGCATCTTTGAAGGCACCTCGCAGATCCAGCAGCTGGTGATCGCCCGCGAAACGATCAAGGCGCATTCCTGA
- a CDS encoding cytochrome c5 family protein: MSNEQEHIEEHSSPIKTPKQLVVTIVLSFVIPIAIIILLVNMVVSGTKTGAGSDSLSPEAVTKRIAPVAGFELVDANAPKVFKTGEQVFAAVCTACHTAGVAGAPKVGDNAAWAPFIKSGYDTMLNVALHGKGGMPAKGGNPTLSDYEVARAVVYMANKSGASLPEPAAPAEEGAKKEADAAPATGTASAATAPAAGAAAAAAPAAAAPAAAPAPTAAAPAAPAPAAAPQQAAAVNPAGEKLYKSVCFACHATGVANAPKFGDKAAWDPYIKTGMDAMVKVAMQGKPPMPPKGGAANASEEDIRAAVQYMVDHAK; encoded by the coding sequence ATGAGCAACGAGCAGGAACACATAGAAGAGCACTCCTCCCCCATCAAGACCCCCAAGCAACTGGTCGTCACGATCGTCCTGTCTTTCGTGATCCCCATCGCCATCATCATTCTGCTGGTGAACATGGTGGTCTCCGGCACCAAGACCGGAGCCGGCTCGGATTCCCTGTCCCCTGAAGCGGTCACCAAGCGCATCGCCCCGGTTGCGGGGTTCGAGCTTGTGGACGCCAACGCGCCCAAGGTCTTCAAGACGGGCGAGCAGGTCTTTGCGGCGGTCTGTACGGCCTGTCATACCGCCGGCGTGGCCGGTGCACCGAAGGTGGGCGACAACGCCGCCTGGGCGCCGTTCATCAAGTCGGGCTACGACACCATGTTGAACGTGGCCTTGCACGGCAAGGGCGGCATGCCGGCCAAGGGTGGCAACCCGACGCTGTCCGACTACGAAGTGGCGCGCGCGGTGGTCTATATGGCCAACAAGTCGGGCGCCTCGCTGCCTGAACCCGCCGCTCCGGCGGAAGAAGGCGCCAAGAAGGAAGCGGACGCCGCCCCGGCGACGGGCACAGCCTCGGCTGCCACAGCGCCGGCAGCCGGTGCTGCGGCTGCCGCAGCACCCGCAGCCGCAGCTCCCGCCGCCGCTCCTGCCCCGACCGCAGCGGCGCCCGCGGCGCCGGCTCCTGCCGCTGCCCCGCAACAGGCCGCCGCCGTCAACCCGGCTGGCGAAAAGCTCTACAAGAGCGTCTGCTTCGCCTGTCACGCCACCGGCGTGGCCAACGCGCCCAAGTTCGGCGACAAGGCTGCCTGGGACCCCTACATCAAGACCGGCATGGACGCCATGGTGAAGGTCGCCATGCAAGGCAAGCCGCCGATGCCGCCCAAGGGCGGCGCCGCCAATGCCTCGGAAGAAGACATCCGCGCCGCCGTCCAGTACATGGTGGATCACGCCAAGTAA
- a CDS encoding fumarylacetoacetate hydrolase family protein, whose product MRLVTFRAHPTAAARLGALADGYVIDLALLGEAGGVDLPDDMLAFIDLGPVAVSQASRLMDAYRGEWPVGTALPQENVKLLAPIPRPRKNIFGIGLNYVEHVAESSRTLDTSADLPKQPVIFSKPPTTVIGPGEAIEHNAKITQQLDWEVELAVIMGRRASRVAEADALSYVFGYSVMLDMSARDCRRAGQWIYSKGQDTYAPFGPCIVTADEIPDPQVLDLWLTVNGEKKQGSNTRHMLFKVPFLIADISAGITLEPGDIIATGTPEGVGAGRKPQEWLWPGDVVVACVEGIGTLRHPVVAV is encoded by the coding sequence ATGCGCTTGGTGACTTTTCGTGCTCATCCCACCGCCGCCGCCCGGCTTGGCGCGCTGGCCGACGGCTATGTAATCGACCTGGCCTTGCTGGGCGAGGCGGGCGGGGTGGACCTGCCCGACGACATGCTGGCGTTTATCGACCTGGGGCCGGTGGCCGTGTCGCAGGCCAGCCGCCTGATGGATGCCTATCGCGGCGAATGGCCCGTGGGCACGGCGCTGCCGCAGGAAAACGTGAAGCTGCTGGCGCCCATTCCGCGCCCGCGCAAGAACATCTTCGGCATCGGCTTGAACTATGTGGAACACGTGGCCGAATCCAGCCGCACGCTGGACACGTCGGCCGACCTGCCCAAGCAGCCGGTGATCTTCTCCAAGCCGCCCACCACCGTCATCGGCCCGGGCGAGGCCATCGAGCACAACGCCAAGATCACGCAGCAGCTGGACTGGGAAGTGGAACTGGCCGTGATCATGGGCCGTCGCGCCTCGCGCGTGGCCGAGGCCGATGCGCTGTCGTACGTATTCGGCTACAGCGTCATGCTGGACATGAGCGCGCGCGATTGCCGCCGCGCCGGGCAATGGATCTATTCCAAGGGCCAGGACACCTACGCGCCCTTCGGGCCGTGCATCGTCACCGCCGACGAAATTCCCGACCCGCAGGTGCTGGACTTGTGGCTGACAGTCAACGGCGAAAAGAAGCAGGGATCGAACACGCGCCACATGCTCTTCAAGGTGCCGTTCCTGATCGCGGACATCAGCGCCGGCATCACGCTGGAACCGGGCGACATCATCGCCACCGGCACGCCGGAAGGCGTGGGCGCGGGCCGCAAGCCGCAGGAATGGCTGTGGCCGGGCGACGTGGTGGTGGCGTGCGTGGAAGGCATCGGCACGTTGCGCCATCCGGTCGTGGCGGTCTAG
- a CDS encoding TetR/AcrR family transcriptional regulator produces MATSAPPVQKRARAGRPPTLVAPRERILEEAAKLFAQSGYDGSSVSDLAAAIGVSKAAIYHYYTTKQDIYDAIILGVLNGLTQSVGQDVAAAQGAAARLRAFMVGHARYFEQHHAEFVTMLIGYSGMALPEREDAARLRDGYEKRLREVIAQGVEQGVFRPLDVAATGRAVLSMLNWMVRWYKPGQGDSAETIADGYFDLLVGGMRA; encoded by the coding sequence ATGGCGACCTCCGCCCCTCCTGTTCAGAAACGCGCCCGCGCCGGCCGTCCGCCCACGCTGGTGGCGCCCCGCGAACGCATCCTGGAAGAAGCCGCCAAGCTCTTCGCCCAAAGCGGCTACGACGGCAGTTCGGTGTCGGATCTGGCCGCCGCCATCGGCGTCTCCAAGGCGGCCATCTATCACTACTACACCACCAAGCAGGACATTTACGACGCCATCATCCTGGGCGTATTGAATGGCCTGACCCAAAGCGTCGGCCAGGATGTGGCCGCCGCGCAGGGCGCCGCCGCCCGGCTGCGCGCCTTCATGGTGGGTCACGCCCGCTACTTCGAACAGCACCACGCCGAATTCGTCACGATGCTGATCGGCTATTCCGGCATGGCGCTGCCCGAACGCGAAGACGCCGCGCGCCTGCGCGATGGCTACGAAAAGCGACTGCGCGAAGTCATCGCGCAAGGCGTGGAGCAGGGCGTGTTCCGCCCGCTGGATGTGGCCGCGACCGGCCGCGCCGTGCTGTCCATGCTGAATTGGATGGTGCGCTGGTACAAGCCCGGCCAGGGCGACAGCGCCGAGACCATCGCCGACGGTTATTTCGATTTACTGGTGGGCGGCATGCGCGCCTGA
- a CDS encoding cupin domain-containing protein: protein MEANRYDAYREDTAGRANVADSPERIAYYQELARLETGALWTVANKIEPWAPRSASVPVVWRYRDLRGHILRSAELVSPEEAGRRVIYLNNPGRRDVAAAVGWLYSGLQVMQPGELASAHKHSHSALRFIMEGHGAYTVVDGHKMTLGANDFVLTPNGTWHEHGVAEDGTTCIWQDGLDIPLVNALEAGFYAVHPDLNQTVTYPVDDTSAAWGNAALRPQVSGWTKPYSPLFKYEWEPTYDALRRYARTTAGSPFDGILLDYVNPATGGPVMPTIGASMQLLRPGEHTKAHRHTGSFIYQVAKGSGYCLIDGKRYDWTERDIFCVPSWAIHEHVNLSSNDDACLFCFNDLPVMRALGLYREEAVKENDGHQILS, encoded by the coding sequence ATGGAAGCGAACCGGTACGACGCCTATCGAGAAGACACCGCGGGCCGAGCCAATGTGGCCGATTCGCCCGAACGCATCGCCTATTACCAGGAGCTTGCCCGCCTGGAAACCGGCGCCTTGTGGACCGTGGCGAACAAGATCGAGCCCTGGGCGCCGCGCTCGGCGTCGGTGCCGGTGGTGTGGCGCTACCGGGACTTGCGCGGACACATACTGCGGTCGGCCGAATTGGTCTCGCCTGAAGAAGCGGGCCGGCGCGTCATCTATCTGAACAACCCCGGCCGACGCGATGTGGCCGCCGCCGTGGGCTGGCTGTATTCCGGTCTGCAAGTGATGCAGCCTGGCGAGCTGGCCTCGGCCCACAAGCATTCCCATTCCGCGCTGCGTTTCATCATGGAAGGGCACGGCGCGTACACCGTCGTGGACGGCCACAAGATGACGCTGGGCGCGAACGACTTCGTGCTGACGCCCAACGGCACCTGGCATGAGCACGGCGTGGCCGAAGACGGCACCACCTGCATCTGGCAGGACGGCCTGGATATCCCGCTGGTCAACGCGCTGGAAGCCGGCTTCTACGCCGTGCACCCCGACCTGAACCAGACCGTGACCTATCCCGTGGACGACACCAGCGCCGCCTGGGGCAACGCCGCCTTGCGCCCGCAGGTATCCGGCTGGACGAAACCTTATTCGCCCCTGTTCAAGTACGAATGGGAACCCACCTACGACGCCTTGCGCCGCTACGCCCGCACCACCGCCGGCAGCCCCTTCGACGGCATCCTGCTTGACTACGTCAACCCCGCCACCGGCGGCCCCGTCATGCCGACCATCGGCGCCAGCATGCAGTTGCTGCGGCCGGGCGAACACACCAAAGCGCATCGGCATACCGGCAGCTTCATCTACCAAGTGGCCAAGGGCAGCGGCTATTGCCTCATCGACGGCAAGCGCTATGACTGGACCGAACGCGACATCTTCTGCGTACCGTCCTGGGCCATCCACGAACACGTCAACCTGTCTTCCAACGATGACGCCTGCCTGTTCTGTTTCAACGACCTGCCCGTCATGCGTGCGCTGGGGCTGTACCGCGAAGAAGCGGTCAAGGAAAACGACGGCCATCAAATCCTGAGCTAG
- a CDS encoding ABC transporter substrate-binding protein gives MIKKQKLGGIAAALSVALGAALSMSAARAADPVKIGFIATLSTPAGYIGEDERDAFNLAIKQGGGKLGGVPVQLVIEDDGLKPANAKQAADRLIQSGVKLFTGVNFSNVLAAVVPSVVKSGGFYVSLNPGPSNFAGEKCDANYFVASYQNDAFHTAGGVAANELGYKRVVLLAPNYQAGRDAIEGFKRTYKGEVVAEIYTKLDQSDFSVELARVRSLSPDAIYQFHPGGTGINFVKQYAAAGLNKSIPMLMPSFSMDARMIQATGDASLGSYTTGIWSQDFDNAPSQAFVKAFREAYGRVPTDYAMQAYDTAQLIGVGLKATGGDLSKVDAFRSALRKPDFTSLRGKFSMNTNQHPIQDLYLMRIEKDSAGVLAPHLVRKLVADDKDAYAQFCKLPS, from the coding sequence ATGATCAAGAAACAGAAACTGGGCGGTATTGCCGCCGCGTTGTCCGTCGCGCTGGGCGCGGCCTTGTCGATGAGCGCCGCGCGCGCCGCCGACCCCGTCAAGATCGGCTTCATCGCCACCTTGTCCACGCCGGCCGGCTACATCGGCGAGGACGAGCGCGATGCCTTCAACCTGGCCATCAAGCAGGGCGGCGGCAAGCTGGGCGGCGTGCCGGTGCAATTGGTGATTGAAGACGACGGCCTGAAGCCCGCCAACGCCAAGCAGGCGGCCGACCGCTTGATCCAGTCGGGCGTGAAGCTCTTTACCGGCGTCAACTTTTCCAACGTGCTGGCCGCCGTGGTGCCCAGCGTGGTGAAGTCGGGCGGGTTCTACGTCAGCCTGAACCCGGGGCCATCGAACTTTGCCGGCGAGAAATGCGACGCGAATTATTTCGTGGCGTCCTACCAGAACGACGCCTTCCACACGGCGGGCGGCGTGGCGGCCAATGAACTGGGCTACAAGCGCGTGGTGCTGCTGGCGCCCAACTACCAGGCGGGCCGCGACGCCATCGAAGGCTTCAAGCGCACCTACAAGGGCGAAGTGGTTGCCGAGATCTACACCAAGCTGGATCAATCGGACTTTTCGGTGGAGCTGGCGCGTGTGCGCTCGCTGTCGCCCGATGCCATCTATCAGTTTCACCCGGGCGGCACCGGCATCAACTTCGTCAAGCAGTACGCGGCGGCGGGCCTGAACAAAAGCATCCCGATGCTGATGCCCAGCTTCTCGATGGACGCGCGCATGATCCAGGCCACCGGCGACGCATCGCTGGGCTCGTACACCACGGGCATCTGGTCGCAGGACTTCGATAACGCGCCATCGCAAGCCTTCGTGAAAGCCTTCAGGGAAGCCTACGGCCGCGTGCCGACGGACTATGCGATGCAGGCGTACGACACCGCGCAGCTGATCGGCGTGGGCCTGAAAGCCACCGGCGGCGACTTGTCCAAGGTGGATGCCTTCCGTTCCGCGTTGCGCAAGCCCGACTTCACGTCGCTGCGCGGCAAGTTCAGCATGAACACCAACCAGCATCCAATTCAGGACCTGTACTTGATGCGCATCGAGAAGGACAGCGCGGGTGTGCTGGCGCCGCATCTGGTGCGCAAGCTGGTGGCCGACGATAAGGACGCCTATGCCCAATTTTGCAAGTTGCCATCATGA
- a CDS encoding CaiB/BaiF CoA-transferase family protein: protein MSQRPAPLTGIRVLDLTRVLAGPWCTQNLADLGAEVIKIERPGSGDDTRAWGPPYLKDEAGNDTTEAAYYLSANRNKMSVALDIASPRGAELVRELALQSDILVENFKVGGLKKYGLDYESLKAINPRLIYCSITGFGQTGPYASRPGYDFMIQGMGGLMSITGERDDLPGGGPQKAGVAVADLMTGMYSTVGILAALLERANSGLGQHIDMALLDCQVSMMANQNLNFMTSGVAPQRAGNAHQNLVPYQVFAASDGHLIVAVGNDSQFRNYCGAIGLPELSADPRFSTNPQRVKNRAELVPLLAERMATGARDHWLAALEGVGVPAGPINTLDQVYEDPHVLAREMKRELPHPAAGKVPMASSPLKFSDSPVQYRRPPPMLGEHTAQVLAEKLGLSAEEIQALAQSQP, encoded by the coding sequence ATGTCGCAACGTCCCGCTCCCCTTACCGGCATACGCGTGCTGGATTTGACCCGCGTGCTGGCGGGCCCCTGGTGCACCCAGAACCTGGCCGACCTGGGCGCCGAGGTCATCAAGATCGAACGGCCCGGCTCGGGCGACGACACGCGCGCGTGGGGGCCTCCGTATCTGAAGGACGAAGCGGGCAACGACACCACCGAAGCCGCCTACTACCTGTCCGCCAACCGCAACAAGATGTCGGTGGCGCTGGACATTGCCTCGCCGCGTGGCGCCGAGCTGGTGCGGGAACTCGCCCTGCAAAGCGACATCCTGGTGGAAAACTTCAAAGTAGGCGGCCTGAAGAAATACGGTCTGGACTACGAAAGCCTGAAGGCCATCAACCCGCGTTTGATCTATTGCTCGATCACCGGCTTTGGCCAGACCGGCCCGTACGCCAGCCGCCCCGGCTATGACTTCATGATCCAGGGCATGGGCGGCCTGATGAGCATTACGGGCGAACGCGACGACCTGCCCGGCGGCGGCCCGCAAAAGGCCGGCGTGGCCGTGGCCGACCTCATGACCGGCATGTATTCCACCGTGGGCATCCTGGCCGCGCTGCTGGAGCGCGCCAATAGCGGGCTGGGCCAGCACATCGACATGGCCCTGCTGGATTGCCAGGTCAGCATGATGGCCAATCAAAACCTGAACTTCATGACCTCTGGCGTGGCGCCTCAGCGCGCGGGCAACGCGCACCAGAACCTGGTGCCTTACCAGGTGTTCGCGGCATCCGACGGCCACTTGATCGTGGCGGTGGGCAACGACAGCCAGTTCCGCAACTACTGCGGCGCCATCGGTCTGCCGGAGCTGTCCGCCGACCCGCGTTTTTCCACCAACCCGCAGCGCGTGAAGAACCGCGCCGAACTGGTGCCGCTGCTGGCCGAGCGCATGGCCACCGGCGCGCGCGACCACTGGCTGGCCGCGCTGGAAGGCGTGGGCGTGCCGGCCGGCCCCATCAATACGCTGGACCAGGTCTACGAAGACCCGCACGTGCTGGCGCGCGAAATGAAGCGCGAACTTCCGCATCCGGCCGCCGGCAAGGTGCCGATGGCGTCCAGCCCCCTGAAGTTCTCCGACAGCCCGGTTCAATACCGCCGTCCGCCGCCCATGCTGGGCGAGCACACCGCGCAGGTGCTGGCGGAGAAGCTGGGGTTGTCAGCTGAAGAAATCCAGGCGCTGGCTCAAAGCCAGCCCTGA